Genomic DNA from Blattabacterium sp. (Blaberus giganteus):
AAGATTTTTTGCTAATTCTAATATTGGATCAGAAATTCCTAATTCTTGAATCACATTTTCAGCTACTTGTTTAGCTATTTTAGCTCTAGGATCAAAATTTTTATAAATTCTATGTCCAAATCCCATAAGTCTAAATGGATCTTTCTTATTTTTTGCTTTTTCTATCCATTTTTTTATATTCCCTCCACTTTTTAAAATATCCTCTAACATTTCAATTACAGCTTGGTTCGCCCCTCCATGTAATCTACCCCAAAGAGCAGTCATCCCTGCAGATATAGATGAAAATAATCCTGCATGAGCAGAACCCAATAAACGAACGGTAGTTGTGGAACAATTTTGTTCATGATCTGCATGTAATATTAAAAGTTTGTTTAAAGCATCCGCAATAATCGGATTATGTTCATAAGATTGATTAGGAACAGAAAAAAACATTTTTAACAGATTAGATATATAATCCAGATGATGATCTGGATGAGTTGGAGGTCCCCCAACTTTTTTCCTGTAAGTTAAAGCTGCTAACATAGGTAATTTGGCTAACAAATGAATATACATATCTTCTTCTTGTAAACAATCTATAAATGCATCTAAAATATAGGTCAAAGAAGATAAAATTCCCATTGGATGATAAAAATTAGGAATATGATCAAGGATTTGATTCATCTCTTTATGAAGATGATTAAATTTTTTTATTCTTTCAGAAAAAGACTTTAGTTGTGCAGTATCAGGAAGTTCTCCATTTAAAATAAGATAACTCGTTTCTATAAACGAACATTTTTTAATGATTTGTTCAATAGGATATCCTCTATATAATAGTTCTCCTTTTTCTCCATCTATAAAACTAATGGAACTTTTAGTCATTCCTGTGTTTTTAAATCCTGGATCAAATGTAATAAAGCCTGTACTTTCTCTTAATTTAGAGATATTAATAGCTTTATCATAACAAGTTCCATAAATTACAGGAAATTTGTAATGATATCCATTGATATTAAAATTTACGACACTGTACATAATAATAAATTTTTAATTATATATGATTAATATAAATAACTTTTATTTTATATTTTGAAAATCATTTCATCAAATGAAATTAGAGTATTAAATCCTTTCTTAGAAAAATAATTTTTCATTCCTTTTCTAGAACTTATCAAAACAAAATCTCCTCCCCAAGCACCTAAACTTTTGACAATTCCTAAATAATCTGGAAAATATATTTCTTTAATAGTAGGAATATTAAGTATTTTTGATATAATTTTTTCATGTTTTAGCAATAACTCTTCGAATTCTTTTAATGTTTTACAAAAAGGAATTTTTAAAGTTATATAAGATATGGATTCAATATTTTCATGAGATATGTTAGATATATTAGAGTAAAAATATTGTATTTCATCACAAGTATTCTGTTTTTTATTGAGATGAAGAAAAAAAAGTTGATCTTTAAATGGTGGATTAAATTCTATGGGAATTATATGAGGTTTTTTATTACATAATTTATAAATTATAGGTTTTGAAATTGAAACACAAGCAATATCATATCCACTTCCTGGAAAAGAATGACCTAACAACATGTAAGGATCTATTTTGGCCCATTTTGCGATATTGTTAATTAATGTGGAACTACTCCCTAACCCCCAATTTCTTGGAAATTCTAATTGTGTTTTAACATATATTCCTAATGAATTAGGAAGAAAGTTTTTTTGAATTTTTTTAGATTTTAATAATAAATCTCTTAGTTTAAGAGCTGTATTTTTTTCTGTTTCATAGCAAATATCTAAAGAAGGAAGCTGAAATATTCCTTCAAACCAAAGTTTATTGATTTCATCGTAACATTTCCAATGTAAAACAGAAGAAAAATTCTGACCTAAGATAGTTAATGACTGTCCTTTAATTGTAGGTAAAGCTAATCCACAGGCTCCACACAAAATAAAATATTCTCCTGTTAACAATAGTTTTCCATGACTATAAAAAAAATGTCTATATCTATGTCGAGGCATTTTATATTTTTAAGCAAAATTTCTTGAAATTTTTTTAATTAAACCTTGTAAAATATTGCCTGGACCTATTTCTGTAAATAAAATGGCACCATGATCCATCATATTTTTTATAGATTGTTTCCATTTAACTGGAGCCGTCAATTGTTTTACAATATTATTTTTTATTTCATTAGATTTTTTAACAGGTAGAGCCGTTACATTTTGATATATTGGATATTTAGAATCTTTAAAATCAATTTTATTTACAATTTTTTGAAATTTTTTTTGGGCTGGTTCCATAATTGGAGAATGAAAAGCTCCATGAACAGGAAGAGTCAATATTTTTTTAGCTCCTATTTTTTTTAGATAGGAACAAACTCTTCTTAAAGCTTGAATTTCTCCAGAAATAACTAACTGTTCAGGACTATTATAATTAGATGGAACTATAATTCCATGATCTTTTTTACAAACATATTCTATAACTGAATCTTTTAACCCAAACACTACAGCCATCCCTCCAGAAGTTAATTCACAAATATTTTGCATAATTGAAGCTCTTTCATTCACTAGTTTTAATCCATCTTCAAAAGAGAAGACATTAATTGCTGCTAAAGCAGATAATTCCCCTAGAGAATGTCCAGCTACCATATCAGGTTTAAAATTTTTTGATATTTTTGCTTTTATAACTGAATATATATAAATCGATAATTGTGTATATTTTGTATT
This window encodes:
- a CDS encoding citrate synthase, whose protein sequence is MYSVVNFNINGYHYKFPVIYGTCYDKAINISKLRESTGFITFDPGFKNTGMTKSSISFIDGEKGELLYRGYPIEQIIKKCSFIETSYLILNGELPDTAQLKSFSERIKKFNHLHKEMNQILDHIPNFYHPMGILSSLTYILDAFIDCLQEEDMYIHLLAKLPMLAALTYRKKVGGPPTHPDHHLDYISNLLKMFFSVPNQSYEHNPIIADALNKLLILHADHEQNCSTTTVRLLGSAHAGLFSSISAGMTALWGRLHGGANQAVIEMLEDILKSGGNIKKWIEKAKNKKDPFRLMGFGHRIYKNFDPRAKIAKQVAENVIQELGISDPILELAKNLEENALRDSYFIEKKLYPNIDFYSGIIYQAIGIPKDMFTVMFALGRLPGWMAHWKEMKLNRDPIGRPRQIYIGYKKRNIKK
- a CDS encoding GYDIA family GHMP kinase, with the translated sequence MPRHRYRHFFYSHGKLLLTGEYFILCGACGLALPTIKGQSLTILGQNFSSVLHWKCYDEINKLWFEGIFQLPSLDICYETEKNTALKLRDLLLKSKKIQKNFLPNSLGIYVKTQLEFPRNWGLGSSSTLINNIAKWAKIDPYMLLGHSFPGSGYDIACVSISKPIIYKLCNKKPHIIPIEFNPPFKDQLFFLHLNKKQNTCDEIQYFYSNISNISHENIESISYITLKIPFCKTLKEFEELLLKHEKIISKILNIPTIKEIYFPDYLGIVKSLGAWGGDFVLISSRKGMKNYFSKKGFNTLISFDEMIFKI
- the fabD gene encoding ACP S-malonyltransferase translates to MKAYLFPGQGSQFVGMGKDLYKNSHLAKKLFQLSNEVLGFKITSIMFEGSIDTLKNTKYTQLSIYIYSVIKAKISKNFKPDMVAGHSLGELSALAAINVFSFEDGLKLVNERASIMQNICELTSGGMAVVFGLKDSVIEYVCKKDHGIIVPSNYNSPEQLVISGEIQALRRVCSYLKKIGAKKILTLPVHGAFHSPIMEPAQKKFQKIVNKIDFKDSKYPIYQNVTALPVKKSNEIKNNIVKQLTAPVKWKQSIKNMMDHGAILFTEIGPGNILQGLIKKISRNFA